In one Silene latifolia isolate original U9 population chromosome 10, ASM4854445v1, whole genome shotgun sequence genomic region, the following are encoded:
- the LOC141604985 gene encoding NADPH HC-toxin reductase 1-like codes for MEDGKYCNVCVTGGSGYIGSYLIKKLLDKGTYIVHATLRNLGDSAKVGLLKSLPGAETRLKLFEADIYNPEMFEAALQDCKFVFHVATPMMHTQNTKFKDTTEAAVEGVRSIAMSCIRSGTVRRLIYTASVTSASPLSNGGTSFAEFIDESCWTPLEKPLSFAQEFEQQYVMSKTEAERAVLKFGESGNLEVVSLTLGLVGGETLLPYIPGSVAVFVSQLKDEDSIAFRQLRFMEEICGKIPSIHIEDTCDAHIFCIEKNSINGRFLCASDFVSSADIAAYYQQKFPELAIKQEYLCEPRKVKWGSTKLVDEGFKYKYDLKTILDDSVECARRLNAI; via the exons ATGGAAGATGGCAAATATTGCAATGTTTGTGTTACAGGTGGTTCAGGTTACATTGGTTCTTACCTTATTAAGAAGCTCTTAGACAAGGGTACTTACATCGTGCATGCCACTCTCAGGAACTTAG GCGATAGCGCGAAAGTTGGGCTACTAAAAAGCTTACCAGGAGCAGAAACAAGATTGAAACTGTTTGAGGCTGATATATATAATCCTGAGATGTTTGAGGCTGCTTTACAAGATTGCAAATTTGTGTTTCATGTTGCAACTCCTATGATGCATACACAGAACACCAAA TTTAAGGACACAACTGAAGCAGCGGTAGAAGGGGTGAGGAGCATTGCTATGTCCTGTATTAGATCAGGCACGGTGAGGCGACTGATCTATACAGCCAGTGTTACATCTGCTTCCCCTCTCAGCAATGGTGGTACTAGCTTCGCGGAATTCATAGATGAGAGTTGCTGGACTCCTCTTGAAAAGCCATTAAGTTTCGCTCAAGAATTTGAACAG CAATATGTGATGTCGAAAACAGAAGCAGAGAGAGCGGTCTTAAAATTCGGAGAAAGCGGAAATTTGGAGGTTGTGAGTCTTACATTAGGACTGGTCGGAGGGGAGACATTACTCCCTTACATTCCAGGTTCTGTGGCAGTCTTCGTATCTCAACTGAAAGACGAGGACTCGATTGCATTTCGTCAGTTGAGATTCATGGAGGAGATTTGTGGGAAGATTCCAAGTATACACATAGAAGATACTTGTGATGCTCATATATTTTGCATTGAGAAAAATTCGATTAATGGCCGATTCTTGTGCGCCAGTGATTTCGTTTCTTCTGCTGATATTGCTGCGTACTATCAGCAGAAATTCCCTGAACTCGCaattaaacaaga ATACTTGTGTGAGCCGAGGAAAGTGAAGTGGGGATCGACGAAGCTAGTAGACGAAGGTTTCAAGTATAAGTACGATTTGAAGACGATACTGGATGATTCTGTTGAATGTGCTCGGAGGCTGAATGCAATTTAG
- the LOC141604983 gene encoding NADPH HC-toxin reductase 1-like, translating into MEDSKYCRVCVTGGSGYIGSYLIKKLLDNGTYIVHATLRNLGDSAKVGLLKRLRGAETRLKLFEADIYNPEMFEPALQDCKFVFLVATPMMHTHNSKFKDTTEAAVAGVKSIAMSCIKSGTVRRLIYTASCVSASTSNNDGTSFAEFMDESCWTSPDMPLSFAHEFEKAYALSKTASEREVLKFGESGNLEVVSLVCGVVGGETLLPYVPVSLAVCVSQLKNEESIAFGQLRFTEEICGKIPVIHIEDTCDAHIFCIEKDSINGRFLCASDFVSSADIAAYYTQKFPELSVKQGYVGEPRKVEWGSTKLVEEGFEYKYDLKMILDDSVECARRLESI; encoded by the exons ATGGAAGATAGCAAATATTGCAGAGTTTGTGTTACAGGTGGTTCAGGTTACATTGGTTCTTACCTTATTAAGAAACTCTTAGACAATGGTACTTACATTGTGCATGCCACTCTCAGGAACTTAG GCGATAGCGCGAAAGTAGGACTACTGAAGAGGTTACGAGGAGCAGAAACAAGATTGAAACTGTTTGAAGCTGATATATATAATCCTGAGATGTTTGAACCTGCTTTACAAGATTGCAAATTTGTGTTTCTTGTTGCAACTCCTATGATGCATACACACAACTCcaaa TTTAAGGACACAACTGAAGCAGCAGTTGCAGGGGTGAAGAGCATTGCCATGTCCTGTATTAAATCAGGCACCGTGAGGCGACTAATCTATACAGCCAGTTGCGTATCTGCTTCAACTTCCAACAATGACGGTACCAGCTTTGCAGAATTCATGGATGAGAGTTGCTGGACTTCTCCTGATATGCCACTAAGTTTCGCCCACGAATTTGAAAAGGCATACGCACTGTCGAAAACAGCATCAGAAAGAGAAGTATTGAAATTTGGAGAAAGCGGAAATTTGGAGGTTGTCAGTCTTGTGTGTGGGGTGGTTGGAGGAGAGACGTTACTGCCTTATGTTCCGGTTTCTTTGGCAGTCTGTGTATCTCAGCTTAAAAACGAGGAGTCGATAGCATTCGGTCAGTTGAGATTCACAGAGGAAATCTGTGGGAAAATTCCAGTTATACACATTGAAGATACTTGTGATGCTCATATATTTTGCATTGAGAAAGATTCGATTAATGGACGATTCTTATGCGCCAGTGATTTCGTTTCTTCTGCTGATATTGCCGCGTATTATACACAGAAATTCCCTGAACTGTCAGTTAAACAAGG ATACGTAGGTGAGCCGAGGAAAGTGGAGTGGGGATCGACGAAGCTAGTAGAAGAAGGTTTCGAGTATAAGTATGACTTGAAGATGATATTGGATGATTCTGTTGAATGTGCTCGGAGGCTGGAATCAATTTAG
- the LOC141604982 gene encoding cullin-1-like yields the protein MNDRKIIELEQGWEFMEKGITKLKRILEGLPEPPFNSEDYMMLYTTIYNMCTQKPPHDYSQQLYDNYKQAFVDYLKDAVLPSLREKHDEFMLRELVNRWSNHKVMVRWLSRFFHYLDRYFIARRSFPSLSEVGYTCFRELVYQEISGKAKDAVIALIDVEREGGQIDRALLKNVLDIFVDIGMGPMDYYENDFETPMLEDTAAYYSRKASSWILEDSCPEYMLKSEERLKKEKDRVDHYLHSNSEQKLLEKVQNELLLVYENQLLEKENSGCRALLKDDKIEDLSRMYRLYSKVPKGLEPIGSIFKQHITDEGTALVQQAEDAALSKAENAGSSHEQVFIRKVIELHDKFMAYVTDSFQSHTIFHKALKEAFEVFLNKGVSGSSSAELLATFCDNILKKGGSERLSDEAIEDSLEKVVKLLAYVSDKDLFAEFYRKKLSRRLLFDKSANDDHERSILTKLKQQCGGQFTSKMEGMVTDLTLARENQTSFEEYLGQNSDASPGLDLTVTVLTTGFWPSYKSSDLNLPDEMVKCVEVFKQFYQTKTKHRKLTWVYSLGSCNISGKFGQKTIELVVGTYQAAALMLFNLADRLSYSEIAAQLNLADEDLVRVLQSLSCAKYKILIKEPSSRTVSTTDYFSFNSSFTDRMRRIRIPLPPVDERKKVVEDVDKDRRYAIDASIVRIMKSRKVLGYQQLITECVEQLSRMFKPDFKAIKKRIEDLITRDYIERDKENPQLFRYLA from the exons ATGAATGATCGCAAGATCATAGAGCTTGAGCAAGGATGGGAGTTCATGGAGAAGGGGATCACAAAGTTGAAGAGGATCCTAGAAGGATTACCCGAGCCACCATTCAACTCCGAGGACTACATGATGCTTTACAC GACGATCTATAACATGTGTACTCAAAAACCTCCGCATGATTATTCTCAGCAGCTGTATGACAATTACAAACAGGCATTTGTGGATTACTTGAAAGATGCG GTATTGCCTTCATTGAGGGAGAAGCATGATGAGTTTATGTTGAGGGAACTTGTGAACAGATGGTCAAATCATAAAGTGATGGTTAGATGGTTGTCTCGCTTCTTTCATTATCTTGACCGCTATTTTATTGCTCGAAGATCTTTTCCTTCATTGAGTGAAGTTGGTTACACTTGCTTCCGTGAACTG GTTTATCAAGAAATATCTGGCAAAGCTAAGGATGCTGTTATAGCGTTG ATTGATGTAGAAAGAGAGGGCGGGCAAATTGACAGAGCATTGTTGAAGAATGTACTGGATATATTTGTTGATATTGGGATGGGACCAATGGATTACTATGAAAACGATTTTGAAACACCTATGCTTGAAGATACTGCTGCGTACTATTCAAGAAAGGCCTCAAGCTGGATTCTGGAGGACTCCTGTCCAGAATACATGCTGAAG TCCGAAGAACGCCTGAAGAAAGAAAAGGATAGGGTGGACCATTATTTACATTCTAACAGTGAGCAGAAGCTTTTGGAG AAAGTTCAAAACGAGCTGTTACTGGTTTATGAGAACCAGTTGTTGGAGAAGGAGAATTCGGGATGTCGTGCTTTGCTCAAAGATGACAAG ATAGAGGACCTTTCCAGGATGTACAGACTATACAGTAAAGTTCCCAAGGGACTGGAGCCTATTGGTAGTATCTTTAAGCAG CATATTACCGATGAGGGAACAGCCTTGGTACAACAGGCTGAAGATGCTGCATTGAGCAAG GCTGAAAATGCTGGAAGTTCACATGAGCAG GTTTTCATCAGAAAAGTGATTGAGTTGCATGACAAGTTCATGGCGTACGTGACTGATTCTTTTCAAAGCCATACTATCTTTCACAAG GCTCTGAAGGAAGCTTTTGAGGTGTTTTTGAACAAGGGTGTGTCTGGTAGTTCTAGTGCTGAGCTACTGGCCACATTTTGCGATAATATTCTCAAGAAAGGGGGTAGCGAGAGACTAAGTGATGAAGCCATTGAGGATTCTCTTGAAAAG GTTGTTAAGCTCTTGGCTTACGTTAGTGATAAAGATCTATTTGCCGAGTTTTACAG AAAGAAGCTCTCTCGCCGGCTACTCTTTGACAAGAGTGCTAATGATGATCATGAGAGAAGTATTCTGACTAAGTTGAAGCAACAATGTGGTGGGCAGTTTACGTCAAAGATGGAGGGAATG GTTACAGATTTGACGTTGGCCAGGGAGAATCAAACTAGTTTTGAGGAATATTTAGGGCAAAATTCAGATGCCAGTCCTGGTCTTGATTTAACTGTGACAGTTCTTACTACCGGGTTCTGGCCAAGTTACAAGTCCTCTGATCTTAACCTTCCTGATGAGATG GTGAAGTGTGTTGAAGTTTTCAAGCAATTTTATCAAACGAAAACCAAACACAGGAAGCTTACTTGGGTTTACTCATTGGGTAGCTGTAACATTAGTGGAAAGTTTGGTCAGAAAACGATTGAGCTAGTTGTTGGAACTTATCAG GCTGCTGCTTTGATGCTTTTCAACTTGGCGGATCGACTGAGTTACTCCGAAATTGCAGCTCAACTGAACCTGGCAGATGAAGACTTAGTTAGAGTGCTCCAATCCTTATCTTGTGCTAAGTACAAGATTCTTATTAAGGAACCAAGCTCAAGAACTGTATCCACGACTGACTACTTTTCCTTCAACTCTAGTTTTACCGACAGAATGAGGAGGATAAGG ATTCCTCTTCCACCGGTGGATGAGAGGAAAAAGGTGGTTGAGGATGTTGATAAAGATCGACGATATGCTATTGATGCGTCAATTGTGCGCATAATGAAAAGTCGGAAGGTGCTGGGATATCAGCAGTTGATCACCGAGTGTGTCGAGCAGCTAAGTCGCATGTTCAAG CCTGACTTCAAGGCAATAAAAAAGAGAATTGAAGATTTGATCACAAGGGATTACATTGAAAGAGACAAGGAGAACCCGCAGCTATTCCGATACTTGGCCTGA
- the LOC141604984 gene encoding NADPH HC-toxin reductase 1-like, translating to MEDGKYCKVCVTGGSGYIGSYLIKKLLDKGTYFVHATLRNLGDSAKVGLLKSLRGAETRLKLFEADIYNPEMFEPALQDCTFVFHVATPLMHTHNSKFKDTTEAAVAGVRSIAMSCIRSGTVRRLIYTASVVSASALSKEGTSFAEYIDESCWTPVDMPLSFAQEHEQNYATSKTEAEKEILRFGESGNLEVVSLTLGLVGGETLLPYIPGSVAVFLSQLKDEESIVFRQLRFIEEICGKIPSIHIEDTCDAHIFCIEKDSINGRFLCASDFVSSADIAEYYQQKFPELAIKQGYLGEPRKVKWGSTKLVDEGFKYKYDLKTILDDSVECARRLNAI from the exons atGGAAGATGGTAAATATTGCAAAGTTTGTGTAACAGGTGGTTCGGGTTACATTGGTTCTTACCTTATTAAGAAGCTCTTAGACAAGGGTACTTACTTTGTGCATGCCACTCTCAGGAACTTAG GCGATAGCGCGAAAGTTGGACTGCTGAAGAGTTTACGAGGAGCAGAAACAAGATTGAAACTGTTTGAAGCTGATATATATAATCCTGAGATGTTTGAGCCTGCTTTACAAGATTGCACATTTGTGTTTCATGTTGCAACTCCTTTGATGCATACACACAACTCCaaa TTTAAGGACACCACTGAAGCAGCAGTAGCAGGGGTGAGGAGCATTGCTATGTCCTGCATAAGATCCGGAACCGTGAGGCGACTAATCTATACTGCCAGTGTCGTATCTGCTTCCGCTCTCAGCAAAGAGGGCACTAGCTTTGCTGAATACATAGATGAGAGTTGCTGGACTCCTGTTGATATGCCATTAAGTTTCGCTCAAGAACATGAACAG AATTATGCAACGTCGAAAACAGAAGCAGAGAAAGAGATCTTAAGATTCGGAGAAAGCGGAAATTTGGAGGTTGTGAGTCTTACATTAGGACTGGTCGGAGGGGAGACATTACTCCCTTACATTCCAGGTTCTGTGGCAGTCTTTTTATCTCAACTGAAAGACGAGGAGTCCATAGTATTTCGTCAGTTGAGATTCATAGAAGAGATTTGTGGGAAGATTCCAAGTATACACATTGAAGATACTTGTGATGCTCATATATTTTGCATTGAAAAAGATTCGATTAATGGACGATTCTTATGTGCCAGTGATTTCGTTTCTTCTGCTGATATTGCGGAGTACTATCAGCAGAAATTCCCTGAACTCGCAATTAAACAAGG ATACTTGGGTGAGCCGAGGAAAGTGAAGTGGGGATCGACGAAGCTAGTAGACGAAGGTTTCAAGTATAAGTATGACTTGAAGACGATACTGGATGATTCTGTTGAATGTGCTCGGAGGCTGAATGCAATTTAG